In Fodinibius saliphilus, the sequence TGTTATGCAGTTGTATTGTGAAAGCAGTATCTAATAGAAGGATAATTCTTTATAACACATCTACAGTAGAGTGCAATGGAATTGGATCTGTTTTTAAATCAGTATGGGGCGTCGGCTAAAACAGCACTGGGCTTTTTCTGGAAAGCAGGTTGGGCGTTTGTACTAGGATATTTTGTAAGCGGAATGATACAGGCTTTTGTGCCTAAAGCTGAGCTCACAAAATATATGGGAACGCCTGATTTGCAAAGTATTTCATTATCTACCTTTTTTGGGGCAGCATCTTCGTCCTGTTCGTTCGCAGCCCTGGCCGCAGCGCGGTCATTAGTTAAAAAGGGAGCTCATTTTATTGCTGCTGTAGCATTTATGTTTGCTTCAACCAATTTAGTAATAGAACTGGGAATATTGATTTTGATTTTTCTAGGCTGGCAATACTTGGTGGCAGAAATTATAGGCGGGCTGGTATTGATTGCTATCAGTAGCTTTCTCATTAAGATTACCTATCCCGGAAAATGGTTAGAGGAGGCACGTGAAAAGGTAGAAGCTGAAGATGATGGGTTAGAAGAGGATTTTGACTGGAAAAAAAGAATTAAAAGTAAAGAAGGGTGGAAGCTGGTGGGCCATAAGTTTGTAATGGATTGGAAAATGGCTTGGGAGGATATCCTAATTGGTTTCACTATTGCCGGCTTTGTAGCCGTATTGGTTCCTCAGTCATTTTGGGCATCCCTCTTTTTAGCTGATGCACCACACCTCCCCGCTTGGGTAATAAGTCTTGAGAATGCGTTGGTTGCTCCTTTTGTAGCAGCAGCTACTTTTATTGGGTCGATGGGGAATATCCCGTTGGCTACCGTCTTGGATGCCAATGGTGTGCTTTTTGCCGGTATCATGGGCTTTATCTACTCCGACTTGATGGTGCCCCCGTTGGTACATGTAAATGCAAAATACTACGGGTGGAGAGTAGCGCTGTATATTGCCGGTGTTATGTTTGTGAGTATTGTATTAACAGCTCTAATACTTAATGGGATATTTACGGCTTTTGATATTATTCCCGAAAGCCAGAAAAAGGTTTCAGATATTACGCAATTCAAGATTGATTATACCTTCTGGATGAATGTTGTCTTTGCCCTTGTTGCCGGGTGGGCTGTTTATCAGCATAAAAAATATCTCAAGAAACATTCTATGGATATGATGAATATGGAAGGTGGGAGCTGGTTAAAACGATTAACGGTTTACTTATTCATTATTATAAATATTGTAGGAGTTTTGGTGTATCTATTCTCGTGAGATAGTGTTTGTGATAAAGTCGTAAACATCTTGTTATACTTTTGTGAAAACTTTAAAGCAGAGGGTACTTAGCTATTGGTAGTGTTTCATTATAACCAAGCAGATAAGTACTATGAAACGATTTAAATACCACTCCCAATAGGTATTGTAATGATTATTTTGACAATAGGTTTACACTCTTGTCAGGGTGGGGCATTAAGAGTAATGCATCCCGTACCCATTTCAAAGTTACGATAGAAAAAATGTGTAAGAATTATTCATTTTTAAAGGCACTGCCTGTTTTTGCAAGCAGTGCCTTTATCTTAGATAGGATCTAACAGTTACTTTGCATCTTCAATTTGTTGCAACAGTTCATCTACGGCACGTTTTAATTGGGCATCTTCTTTGGTTCGGTAGTCTGGAGCATTATCCAGTTCAATATCAGGTACGGCTGGACCCAGTTCCATATTTTTATTATTGGCTTTTACATACCAACCGCGGAAGGGTATTCGTACATAGGAACCGCCCATCAGGCCGGCGCCGCCGGTAGAAATTACTGCTCCAAATGTAGCTTCTCCTACCAAGGTTCCCAAGTCTAGGTTTTTAAAGGCATGGGAGAAAATCTCTGCATTAGAGTAGCTGTTCTGGTTCGACAGGGTGATAGCATGCTCGGTCCAGCTGGAAAGTGGCAGACGTTCTCCGAACGGATAGTGATCACGAAACTTAGTTTTATTTTTCTCAAGATTTGAAGTTGCACCACGTGGGATTGTATAAGCATGTTGTTCGTACTGCAGAACGGTAAGCAGATAGTCTGTTGTCCAGCCGCCGCCGTTATACCGAACATCAATGACGATGCCTTTTTTATCTTCACCGGCAGCTACGAGTTCGCGTTCAAAGCGTTCGAAGCTGGGCCAGTTCATGCCTTCAACATGAATATATCCCAGTTGGCCGTCCGAATACTTTTCGGTAAGTGCTTTTCGCTTCTCAACCCACTGTTCATAGAGCTCATTACTAAGACTACCGGTAGGTTCAATAACGATTTCTCGTTGTTCTCCTTCACTATTTATAACCTGCAACAGGGTGGGGGTATCCACTTTATCGGCCAGCAGGCTATAGAAGTTATTTGCTTCAGCAACGGATTCTCCATCCACACTGGTGATTATATCTCCAGTATGCAACTTACTCATTTCACGGTCGGCAGGAGAGTTGGGCACTATACGGTCAACGCGTGTGCCATTGGCTACATCAGAAACTTCTACGCCCAAAAGGCCGGTTCTAATATCTTGGGTTTCAGCTCGTTCGCTACCGTAAAAGCCCATATGGCTAGCGTTGAGTTCGCCAAGCATCATGTTCATAACATCCTCAAAATCGCGGTCAGAGGATACCTGTTGGGTCCATGGCTTATAATGATCATGGATTTTCCCCCAGTTTTGACCATGGAAGTCAGGATCATAAAAGTTTACATTTAGGTTTCTCCATGCCTCTTCAAAAATCTGATCGCGTTGTTTTTTGTGATTAACTTTCATCTTAGCCGTGTGAGGCAGGTTTTCGAGCTTATCTTTTTTAAGGTCATAGCGCCCCATGAATCCGCCGGATTTCATAAAGTAAAGCGCATTCTTTTCGTCATGTAACCTTAATCTATAAGGACTTTGTCCACCTTCCGTTAGTGCCTTTGTTTCGCTGGCATCCCATTTCGTTTTATATAGGTCACGATCTGTGTCATTACCAACGAAATAAAACGTTTGACCGTCTTTGGAAATAGCGACACCGGATTCATCGCCTGGCATAGAGGTAACTTGCTTTAGTCGTTTATACAGGCCATCAAAATCAATATTAACCGTTACATTTTTAGCTTCTTCTTCGGTAACCTCTATAGGTTTTTGGCTTTTTTCCCAATCAAGTTCCGTGCGTTGCCAGTCTCGTTTATTAAGCCATGCAAACCAGACATCGTCATCTCCATTATTTCTATTAGAAAGGAATGCGAGCTTACTACCGTCGGGACTCCAAACCGGGTAGCCGTCGGGTCGAGGGTGCTTACTGACATTTACCGGTTCTCTGGAATTGTCTACAGGATGAATATATACTTCGTGGTTGAAATCAAGATTAGGTCGGGAATAAGCGAGCCATTTATTATCCGGGCTCCAGGCTATGCTACTGGCTTCAGCCCAGCCGGTATCAAGAAGCGTTGTTTCTTCGCCCAGATCGGATCGTCCTGATACTTCTGAGACAATTAGCTGTCCGCGCCCACGGTTAAATGCTACTTTTTTCCCATCCGGCGATACTACAGGGTTTCTTTCTGAAGTCTCGGTAGCAGTCAATCTGTTAACAGAAAACTGAAGGCTTTCAAAAAGGTCATTCTTGTCTTTTTGTGCAGGCATGAGAGAGTAAAGATCATACTGTCCGTTGCGGTCACTGGAAAAGATTAGGGTAGAATCATTAAGGAAGGCAACATCGCGATCCCGAAATGGGTGATTCGTAACTTTAATAGACCGTTTTTTAGTAGGATCGTTATGCTTTACAAAGATCTCTCCTTCAATAACAAAGGCTAGCCAATCACCACTGGGAGATACTGCAAACTCTTCGGCATCAGCAGAGTAAGATTTTCGCTCTATATTATAAAACCGCTGATCTTGGGATACATCTAGAGGTAAAGGAGCCGCTGTGCCGTTGATAAGCGTATAGAGCCCCGTTTTTCGTTCAAAAACGACCTTGCCATCATTGCTGACATCAAAATAGCGTACCCCATCACCTTCAAAATCGGTAAGCTGTTGGGGGCTACTCCCAAAGGTGCCATTAGAGGTAAACTTTGTGCGGTAGATATTATGGGTACCGCTGCGTTCACTAATAAAATAGAGCGTGTTGTTATCGGCAAAGGTGGGGTACATGTCGTTGCCTTTAAAGTCTGTTAACTGCTGATAGGAATCGGTTTTAGTGTCATATACCCATAAATCTTTATTGGCAGGCCCACGGTAGCGTTTGCGGTATTCCTTATTATACCCTCGAATAAAAACAAGATAGCGCCCGTCGGGGGACATCGTCGCCATCATTCCGAAGGCATCAAAGAAACGTTCGGGTGTTCCGCCTTCAGCAGAAACGGTATGGATTTCAGCTTCCCACTCTACTTGATTAAATACTCGGTTCGAAGTGAAGATAAGACTGTTGCCAGGTGTCCAGCCGGTAAGTTCATCGGCAGTTGAATGATAAGTGAGTCTTTTAAGGGCATTGCCATTGTCATCCATCACAAAAATATCATCGTTGCCATGGCGGTCACTTGTAAATGCAATTTGGGTACCGTCATAATTCCACTGCGGACGTGCTTCATATGCTTCGTGGAGCGTAAGTCGCCATGCCCGGCCCCCTTCGACAGGAACAGTCCAAATATCACCTTGGTACGAGAAAGCAATAGTAGAGCCATCAGGGCTTATGGTCGGGAATCGAGCAAAGGGCTCATCGTTTTGTGCATGTAGATGTATAGAACAAAAAAATGTTAAAAGCAGGAACAGTATAGACAGTTTTTTCATAAGAGATTTGATTGGTTTATATGCTAAGACCGAACAGCTCAGTTTGATTGATGAACATTTCTTTTGGTCCATTTTCTAGTATGTAAGAGATTTATCAAATAAGCAAGCTTATCCTTTATGAAAGGATTGTGGAAATAATTTCAAAAAATAGCAGAAAAATTAAATCTGCTTTCGAAGTTATTACGTGTATTAGGATAGAGAGTCGAAAACTTTCACTAATCACAAGTAAAACATACACATTATGTTATCTATAAAGAAGTTACTCATTTATACCATACTGTTGACGTTGCCGATAATATCATGCAGCGACAATGGGACGGGCAATGATTCTAATATGGA encodes:
- a CDS encoding permease gives rise to the protein MELDLFLNQYGASAKTALGFFWKAGWAFVLGYFVSGMIQAFVPKAELTKYMGTPDLQSISLSTFFGAASSSCSFAALAAARSLVKKGAHFIAAVAFMFASTNLVIELGILILIFLGWQYLVAEIIGGLVLIAISSFLIKITYPGKWLEEAREKVEAEDDGLEEDFDWKKRIKSKEGWKLVGHKFVMDWKMAWEDILIGFTIAGFVAVLVPQSFWASLFLADAPHLPAWVISLENALVAPFVAAATFIGSMGNIPLATVLDANGVLFAGIMGFIYSDLMVPPLVHVNAKYYGWRVALYIAGVMFVSIVLTALILNGIFTAFDIIPESQKKVSDITQFKIDYTFWMNVVFALVAGWAVYQHKKYLKKHSMDMMNMEGGSWLKRLTVYLFIIINIVGVLVYLFS
- a CDS encoding S41 family peptidase; translated protein: MKKLSILFLLLTFFCSIHLHAQNDEPFARFPTISPDGSTIAFSYQGDIWTVPVEGGRAWRLTLHEAYEARPQWNYDGTQIAFTSDRHGNDDIFVMDDNGNALKRLTYHSTADELTGWTPGNSLIFTSNRVFNQVEWEAEIHTVSAEGGTPERFFDAFGMMATMSPDGRYLVFIRGYNKEYRKRYRGPANKDLWVYDTKTDSYQQLTDFKGNDMYPTFADNNTLYFISERSGTHNIYRTKFTSNGTFGSSPQQLTDFEGDGVRYFDVSNDGKVVFERKTGLYTLINGTAAPLPLDVSQDQRFYNIERKSYSADAEEFAVSPSGDWLAFVIEGEIFVKHNDPTKKRSIKVTNHPFRDRDVAFLNDSTLIFSSDRNGQYDLYSLMPAQKDKNDLFESLQFSVNRLTATETSERNPVVSPDGKKVAFNRGRGQLIVSEVSGRSDLGEETTLLDTGWAEASSIAWSPDNKWLAYSRPNLDFNHEVYIHPVDNSREPVNVSKHPRPDGYPVWSPDGSKLAFLSNRNNGDDDVWFAWLNKRDWQRTELDWEKSQKPIEVTEEEAKNVTVNIDFDGLYKRLKQVTSMPGDESGVAISKDGQTFYFVGNDTDRDLYKTKWDASETKALTEGGQSPYRLRLHDEKNALYFMKSGGFMGRYDLKKDKLENLPHTAKMKVNHKKQRDQIFEEAWRNLNVNFYDPDFHGQNWGKIHDHYKPWTQQVSSDRDFEDVMNMMLGELNASHMGFYGSERAETQDIRTGLLGVEVSDVANGTRVDRIVPNSPADREMSKLHTGDIITSVDGESVAEANNFYSLLADKVDTPTLLQVINSEGEQREIVIEPTGSLSNELYEQWVEKRKALTEKYSDGQLGYIHVEGMNWPSFERFERELVAAGEDKKGIVIDVRYNGGGWTTDYLLTVLQYEQHAYTIPRGATSNLEKNKTKFRDHYPFGERLPLSSWTEHAITLSNQNSYSNAEIFSHAFKNLDLGTLVGEATFGAVISTGGAGLMGGSYVRIPFRGWYVKANNKNMELGPAVPDIELDNAPDYRTKEDAQLKRAVDELLQQIEDAK